The following proteins are co-located in the Sporosarcina pasteurii genome:
- the ccsB gene encoding c-type cytochrome biogenesis protein CcsB translates to MELASLSANLLLVSFIAYLIATMFFGGAVRGSNSEATYQNNRWGKIAIVITIIGFIAHLGYFVLRWIATGHGQAPVSNMFEFTTAFGMMIVGAFILLYFLYRTPSLGLFALPLAVIIIGYASMFPRELSPLIPALQSYWLTVHVITAAIGEAILAISAVAGLVLLLKNVDLTKKSKQRFWLESVIFTVVLFVGFILSSSTFALIGYEAKFTYINKNEQQAQIVYNYPPLFGMNEYESLTPDKMTPLVEMPAIVNGKTLTTLVWSVATGIVLYLLLRLILRRPVATLFQPLAKKANSQVMDEIGYRSVLIGFPVFTLGALIFAMIWAHEAWSRFWGWDPKEVWALITWLFYAAYLHLRLSRGWEGNKSAWLAVIGFIIIMFNLIAVNLIIAGLHSYA, encoded by the coding sequence ATGGAACTTGCATCTTTAAGTGCTAATTTGCTTCTTGTCTCTTTTATCGCTTATCTTATTGCAACGATGTTTTTTGGTGGGGCGGTAAGGGGGTCAAATTCGGAAGCCACCTATCAAAATAACCGTTGGGGAAAGATAGCGATTGTAATTACAATCATTGGATTTATAGCGCATTTGGGATACTTTGTTTTACGTTGGATAGCTACCGGACATGGACAAGCACCGGTTAGTAATATGTTTGAGTTTACGACTGCATTTGGAATGATGATAGTAGGCGCATTCATCTTATTGTATTTCCTCTACAGAACACCGTCGCTAGGCTTGTTTGCCTTGCCACTAGCAGTCATTATCATAGGCTATGCAAGCATGTTTCCAAGGGAACTTTCACCGCTTATCCCGGCATTACAAAGTTACTGGTTGACGGTTCACGTCATTACTGCTGCGATTGGAGAAGCAATTCTTGCAATCAGTGCGGTTGCAGGCCTAGTGTTACTGTTAAAAAATGTTGACCTAACGAAAAAGTCGAAACAGCGCTTTTGGTTGGAATCAGTTATATTCACAGTTGTTCTTTTTGTCGGTTTCATCCTGTCTTCTTCGACATTTGCCCTTATCGGATATGAAGCAAAATTTACTTATATTAATAAAAATGAACAACAGGCTCAAATTGTATATAATTATCCCCCGTTATTCGGTATGAATGAGTACGAATCGCTTACACCAGATAAAATGACACCACTTGTTGAAATGCCGGCAATCGTCAATGGAAAGACATTAACGACGCTTGTCTGGTCAGTTGCAACAGGAATTGTTCTTTATTTGTTACTTAGACTGATTTTGCGCCGTCCAGTCGCAACGTTGTTCCAGCCATTAGCGAAAAAGGCAAATTCCCAAGTCATGGACGAAATCGGATACCGTTCAGTCTTAATCGGTTTTCCAGTATTCACACTTGGTGCGCTTATTTTTGCGATGATTTGGGCACATGAAGCATGGTCCAGGTTTTGGGGATGGGATCCGAAAGAGGTATGGGCGCTTATTACATGGCTATTCTATGCAGCCTATCTTCACCTACGACTCTCCCGTGGATGGGAAGGTAATAAATCAGCATGGCTTGCGGTCATAGGGTTTATCATCATCATGTTTAACCTCATTGCGGTTAACTTGATTATTGCAGGGTTGCATTCGTATGCATGA
- the lgt gene encoding prolipoprotein diacylglyceryl transferase — MVSLLSINPVAFSLGALEIRWYGIIIALGIVLAFVVVQKEMVKRGMHSDFLTDLLVWAVPISIISARIYYVIFSWDYYKEHPGQIIQIWEGGIAIHGALIGAFVTTYIYTKRHGVSFWKTVDIAAAGLLIGQIIGRWGNFMNQEAHGGPVSEKFLETTIIPNWIMTQMTIDGVTYHPTFLYESLWNIIGLIIIIILRRGKLKRGETFLFYLIWYSVGRFFIEGMRTDSLYVVGELRAAQLVSFATIVFAIIVFIVRRYIKKIEITYQDI, encoded by the coding sequence ATGGTGAGTCTGCTCTCGATAAATCCCGTCGCATTTTCGCTTGGTGCGCTCGAAATTCGTTGGTACGGGATTATAATTGCACTTGGTATCGTCCTGGCATTTGTCGTTGTTCAGAAAGAAATGGTGAAACGCGGTATGCATTCAGACTTTCTAACAGATTTACTTGTTTGGGCGGTTCCAATTTCAATCATAAGTGCGCGTATCTATTACGTCATTTTTTCATGGGATTATTATAAAGAACACCCCGGGCAGATTATTCAAATTTGGGAGGGTGGCATCGCAATTCACGGCGCGCTGATTGGTGCTTTTGTTACGACATATATTTACACGAAGCGACATGGTGTTTCGTTTTGGAAAACAGTTGACATTGCTGCTGCCGGACTTCTAATTGGGCAAATAATCGGACGTTGGGGAAATTTTATGAATCAAGAAGCGCATGGCGGTCCTGTTTCGGAGAAGTTTCTAGAAACAACTATTATTCCCAATTGGATTATGACTCAAATGACAATTGATGGTGTGACATATCACCCGACGTTCCTCTATGAATCATTATGGAATATCATCGGTTTAATCATTATTATCATATTGCGAAGAGGCAAATTGAAACGAGGCGAAACGTTCTTATTCTACCTCATATGGTACTCCGTTGGGCGCTTCTTTATTGAAGGGATGCGTACAGATAGTTTATATGTAGTTGGTGAACTTCGGGCGGCGCAGCTGGTTTCCTTCGCCACAATTGTTTTTGCGATTATCGTTTT